The following DNA comes from Cyprinus carpio isolate SPL01 chromosome A4, ASM1834038v1, whole genome shotgun sequence.
GTGGGTCATCTATGATGGTAATCTTGTTTTTCATCCAGAGTACCTTAGGCTGTGAGAAGTAATGGAATATAGTATGAGAACACGGTAAACAACAGACAACATTACTGGTGAAGAGGAACCAAAGCAACATTAATCCATCAAACACGTGGCGTGAGAACTGCTACTCTTCTCACATGTGCTGGTTACAGTAAAGTATTGAATGACAGAAAGACAATATGATCCAGCATGTCTGTGCTCAAAGATTATAACCAGCAGGTGCTGTTAAGCCCATTGAGACACTCACAGGTCAGGCCACACAGagctaaatacaggtgtaaagCCATGGGCACATGGTTGGAGCCCAGCAGAATCAAAGACTTTCTCAGAACTTGAAAGAAAGAGAGCGATATGCATCAGAACCTTGTGTGGGCCAATAGGTTTTCATGGATTCACTAACattcatgcatctttttttttcaatatacgtctttttattctcttttatctGCGCTTCAAATCATTTAGCAAGGATTGACTTTCTTGGACCCTGTTTACATCTGGTATTAACATCTAAGTGAACCTCactaaatatagatttaaacaaGGTCCAAAATGTTTTGTGATCTGATTACTCAAATTATATTCAGAGGTCCAGCGCATACAGTACATCCTAACGTGTGTGTGAAAGACTCAACTCAAATGTCAATCAACGTTGAGCTAAAAATGAGGGCTTTAAACTTAGCAGTTAAAATGTGGCttaaatggaaataaacaatCGAAAAATCTGATAAAGACCCATTCATACAAAGACTCatgccatataaaaaaaaaaaaaatctattttaaataaatgctgttcttttgaacttctgattcaaagaatcctgtactGAGTACTGAGCtttgttgtaaaataaacaaacaaaaaacaacaatataaaaaaaaaaaacactcaatataaattataaaacatctcaataattacataaaatcaatttaataaatcaatacagGTCCTCAGCTGTCATTTTTGGCAAAATTATAATTCAGACAGGCTATATTTAGCTACAACAAGCtgatttttctctccttttttgtgCTTTATCAAGTGATGAGATGTAAACAGGGCTGTCATGTCTTGTGATCTAAATTGAAGTGTGcttgaataaaatatgtaaaacatgCAACATGGACTTACCTGTCAGAGCAGGAGCCAGGCAAAACACATGGCAAAAGAACACATTTGAGTGTCCTGTACAGCACTTACCCGAGGATTGGCACGCACGCTACAGTTCAGGGTGGCGTTGTACCCAGCGACGGCAAAGGTGTTGATAAGTGGCTGAGTGAAAGTGGGCGGCTCGGTGAAGTCACGGTCATTATACTCTGGGATTTTCAGTTGCATGCCTGATTGAGAGTGAGAGGAAGAgcgagaggaagaggaggaggaggaggaagagtgaGAGGGGAAGGGAGAGTGGGACTTTGCATGATACGAGCCGAGAGCTGTATCATGGGGGAATTTCCCTTATGTGATGAGGAAGAGACAATATTTATCATCAGCACTGGCAAAGCGTGACACACACACCGTCTGTTAAAGATATAATCTGCACTTGGTTATTGTCACTCCAGTAATTTTGGCTAATAAACAAATCTTAGTGTTTGTAGCATACAGTATAAGGAGAGTATATGTAGACATATCAAGCAGAATTATAAAATTTGTGAAGCTACTACTAATTGCAGATCATACCTTTAACATTCCAGTAAAGCTCCTTTGAGTCAAAACTCAGACTTTACATCAGGGGTGCGCAATCCTGCTCAAACCCCAAACCTTGATTAGCCTTGATTACTTCAtatgctaaactctgcaggaacatGTCACACTTTCAATCAAGTACATAAGACTAGAGTTCATGTTTcccaaccagtgttattttagcattatttataaactattatagtttatattaatgttttgaattagtttttatttttcagttttcatttcaattttagtgttcttttttaataatttctttattttaattctgcttcatttcaatcaatttttttatatagttttagttttatttaataataacaacactggtaCCAAATCATAGTATGTTAAAACTGTCCTAATATTTATGTTGGATTCTGAAGTGTCCATTTGTGCTAAAATAGCCAATATTCCCCACCACACTTTGCCCAAGTTGTACAAAACAATTTGAGAACTTTTTATGTTAAGTGAGGATTTAAGGCTGTAATTTAGCGGCTTTCATACAAGTGGTATGCAGCAAGAGGGCCTGTGAGATCAAGATATTCCTGTCCTTTCAAATACTCAAACAATGTACTTTCCCCATCACCAGCAACATACATACTTTTAGTGTGTATTATCCGTATTCAGACTGGGACAAAGCCTTCATCTCAAGGGGCAGGACTGAACAACCCTTCTTTACACCATGTCCAAGGACATGCATTTCAATTAAAATCCTGACTTAATATATAAAGACACACCAAGCAGGATGTTGATTAGTAAATTAGTATTAATTAGCTCATCAGCCCTCAGGTAAAAAGGCTATACATACCCCTGCAATTTCtcaggttattaaaaaaaaaaaaaaagttctacatCAGCCAGGCCTAAATtactgctaaaaagctaattttttaggattaagatttttaattaaaactgctCTAAACACCACTATTGAAAACACCACTAGAAGGATTGTTGAAGTAGTCCCTCCCCTAAATTTACACCATTGGTTGAAGTTGGAAGACAGCAAgtcttctgattggctaaaaagcACAGACTCTAATTTGCTGTTTACCTCGCTGTCATAGCTCAATTCTCAAGACATCCGGACATTTTATAAGTggtattccatttaaaaaaaaaaaaaaacacttactgcaCTATTGAAAAGGATTTAGATAAGCTGTTAATTTACTGAGGAGTAGAGTGGAGTAGAGCCTTACCTTCTTTCATGATCAGAGCACTGTTTTTAGTGACGGTGGCGCTTTCACTTAAGCCCACCATGTTCTCTGAGTAGATCCTGAAGTAATATTCGTTACCCACCACCAGATCTGAGACTGTAATGCAGGTACGATGGTAGTGCTCTATACATGTGTACCACTCCtgtgtggcacacacacacacacacatatacgctcATTTTTTTATCctcttaaaacttaaaatattacaaatatatatatatatatatatatatatatatatatatattatctttgaaatcaatataaaaaatgaaaaaaaaataactaaaacatgaAAAGATTATATATCTTTGAAATCAGTTTTAAATATGAGTATCATAGAAGTACAGTGAAGAGCCAAAAGTTTTCTTCAGACCATTGTCTTTTTATCAGCTTTCTGGATGGTGTAGCCTATTATGGGTGCATTGCCGTTGTCTTTGGGAGGGCTCCAGTCCAGTGCTACATTATTCCCCCAGACCTCTTCGATCTTTACAGCCTGTGGTGGGCCTGGAAGATCTGGGAAAGACAGCAAAAGAAAATGTTCAATGGTGCTTCGATGGAGAACATGGTGGGCTTAGGTTAGCTCTGCATCATATATTTCTCtgaactatattttaaatataatatatttcttattaataatctgtattttagcattattagcaatAAAGCACAATACATTTAGCATATAGCAATATTCAGtgctattattgttaactaaaacttaaaaatagtttcatgatttaaataaatgatataaatattaatatttatataaatattagatgttaaacctaaacttaaaacataaatgaaaattagaaatgccacactgacaattaatttaaaataagtttaatttgaagtattaaaatgactaaaaatgaaataaaaatacagtttagaaaaagaaaaaaaaactacaaaaaatgacaaaagcacataaaaattactaaaacttaaaataaaaataaaaaatgaaaatataaaaaataaaagctaattcaaaatattaataaatactacaatattatataaattatatgaaaacagCACTGTTAATTTTACAGACTTACGAAgacttttctttcaaaacatttgactatatatattaatagcaTTTTTCTTAACTAACCGACTATCTGGATGTCCAGCATGGCCGTGTCGATATGATTCTCCACTTGTACGCTCAGTTCATATTTCCCAGAATGCTTGCGCTCAGCCTTGCGGATGAACATGATGCTGTCACAATCTGAGTTGCGAATGCTGACCGTTTTGTCAATCGGCTGGCCCTCTTTCAACCAGTTGACTTTTGGCCTCGGTTTACcctaaaaagacaaaaagcatttTGAAGTTTTCTTTTGTAACCAAAAGGAGAGGAATTCATTAAGCTTGGGGTTTGTTATCATGATCTCTCGACTCACCACAAATGGCACGACGAGGTTGACGACTTCGCCAACCTTTCGAATGTATGTCTGCTTTAAGTGTCGAGGTATGCGAATCTTAGGAGGCTCTGCCAAACAAACAAGAGAGCATTTCTATACCCAGAACTAGCTTAAAATGTCTTCATATCCCTAAATTATTATGAATCTAATTTATATATGCTATTAGTTTGAATTAACTAGTGAAATGTGGCAGTAGGCTCTCACCGATAACCTCTTTGACCAGGATGGAGTGTTGAATTGTTCGTGGTGCACTGGCCCCAGCAGCATTTATGGCCTTGACACGCACTAAGATCTTGGCCTCCACTGGCAGACCGGTTATAGTGTACCTTGTTTTTTCCGTCAGCTCTTTATTAGCAAGTATCCATTCGTCAGCtgtcaaataaaatgcaaaagcacAAAATGGCATGAACACCCACCAGTGGAGAACCACTTATGCAAAGCACGccgtatactgtatgtttttagtCTTACTTCCTTCAAGGCAGTATTCAACTTGGTAGCCATCAAGTCCAGCGGCACCGATGGTGTCTGGGGGTCTCCACTTCATGGTCACTGTGGTATCTGTGACGTCATCCACCACCAGCACTGTTGGTTCACTGGTCACAGCTATTGAATGTATTTAATGAAAGTAATAAGTAGTGTTGCTGAATATGTTTAGTTATATTTTGGGTTCATTTCCTAAGCATAAAACAAAATTTGTTGTAAAATAActagtgtaaaaatattttttaaatgcaacctTATAAGTTCATGTTTTACTTAGgataaatgttataataagtCTAGATCTTGTCAGTTAATATTCTTTGCTTAATTTGTTCTAaatttgttctgattttttttaaataactgcaaTATATATTTCTCAAATTCAGCCTGAGATGCTTaagttttttctatattttttctatatttatttttatgtaataatttgtgGCATTATATATATTAGTCATATTGAATGTTTACAGCCAACATTTTCCCATCAtttgttccaaatccataaaaataaatatatatttcaatgtactttttttatttttttttattttggtaaccATTTCTTGAACCCATAAAATGATGGCCACACATGTGTaccctcaaacacaaacacatgtgagAGAGGATCTCTCATATCTCACTGATATGTTATGAATTTCAAAAGGGTTTCTTATTAGACTCTTCTATTCTCATGCAACTCTTCATGTCTAAGCTTTGACTGAAGCAGAGACTGTGTCTGATCTCATAACATAATAATCCGCAGATGAATTGGCAGCCATTATAAAGTCATACTCTCTGTCTTCTAAATCTGAGGCCTGTCCTGTGAAGGTCATAGACCAAATGTTTTGGATGCTGGTGTAAGCACAGCAACACCTGTCACTATAGGTGACATTTAACTTGAGttgcaaaaaaaaaggcaaagcaAAATTTAAATGCAAGCATCAAAACAATGCCCTACTGTATTGCACCGCAACTGCTCCCCCTTATCACAAACCCCCCCCGCTCCACCCAATGTCACCTGCTGTATGTCACATAAGAACCCGAAAGGGAACAGAAAAGCTCTGGCATCTCTGCAGTGTCTTTGACTCGCTTAATGGGATATGCGTAAATGATCATTCTGTGTGTTGTGTTACATAACAGAGACGGTGCTCATTACATAACTGATTTGAAGAGACACAGATCCCATTGTGGCATCGTGAGAGGGTGTGTCATAGAGGGAAGGTATGTGCCATCTAGTTGGCAGCAGCATGGGGACTACAAACCAAGTTGGCCGCCGAGTCCCGAGCTGGGAGCAAAGTGACTGGCATTTTCTTTTGTCACAGTGTGTTAAGAGAAGCTGGAAGAGTTTTTCTCTGTTGTAAGTTCTGGAGTTTTGAGGTGATGATTAAAAAGAAACCTGTGGCTTGATCTCGGCCTGGACTTGATTTGTGAAGCAACCTACACTTTGGTGATACACTACCTGTCAGGATGCCACAGCATTGATAATACAGATGGGCCACTCGTGTACTCACCCAGGGGAATGAAAGGTTTGGAGGGCTCACTGGGTTTGGAGACGCCGATAGCGTTAACCGCAAAGACCCGCACCTCATATGGCACACCTTCAATCATCTTTTTGGGCTCAAAGGTGGTCTCTTTGCAAAGGTCGAAGTTCAGCCTCATCCAGCGAGAGCTCTGTTTCTTCTTTCGCTCAATGAAATATCCTGTGATATATCAACAGAGGCTTGAATTAACTTGTAATGAGACTTGTAATGGTAGTGTAATGAGATTTTTCAATCatgtcatttgaaataaaaccaaatatcCAATATGATGCTGTTTTTATGCACAGTAGTTGATTTACCAAGGATGGGGGAACCACCATCATAGCGTGGCGGCTCCCATGTCATAGTGCACCAATCTCCACCCACATCAGTAACCAGAGCAGCCTCAGGGGCATCTGGGATATctagataaaacaaaatatgatacaATTTACAATGCCGTCACCCAAACAAACATGTTCCCTCTGAGGAAGGTGTCTTACCTACAACTTTGATTTTTACACTAGCTGTGTCCTCTCCAGCTTCGTTCTGAAGGACGATCTTGTAGTTTCCGGTATCTTCTCTTTCTGCGATATCAATAGTGAGGCAGGTGTGGTCTGCAAATGTCTCTGCACGCATCCGACTTCCTGAATCAAGGATGACCTGAAACAACCCATGAGCCCAGTTTAATCCAGGTGTTTCTGGATATTCTTCATATTTTCATACTCCGCTCAACTCACCCGTTCTCCCTTCATCCACACGACTCTGGGTGCTGGTTCTCCACTAATAGGGATCTCCAGCCGGAGTTTGTTTCCAGCCACAATGGTCACCGTGTTATCCTGGGCATTCAGTGCCTCTAAATGCACCCTGGGTGGATCTGCAAAGTTGATCCAAATGGCATTCTTTTAGAGAGATTATTAGAATAAATATGATACTTTTGGATTGTTGCTGTACCTATGATGTGCACTTTGGCAGACAGCGTCTGCGTGTATCCCTCAGGAACAAAGGTATAATCACCGGCATCATGAATAGTGGTGCTCTCAATGTCAAGGTTGTGATTCCTGTAAGTTGAAAAGAAAGtacaaatgaaaaagagaaatcaaTGGAAACCcctttccaccacagaataaaaaaacaataacaaaaaaaggtaattgcatctttttatctaacaattttTCTGGCAGTtcttagtttatatatttaaattctgagttgcgagatataaacatgcaattctgagaagaaaagtagaaaaaagtcagaatagaaaaaaaaaaagtaacaaataaaaaagtaacaaatagaaattttaatTCCATGGGGAGAAAAAATCAggattgtgagacataaactcagaattcaggaAAAAAAGTCAGGATTGTGAGATGTAAGATCAGAATTTAGTGGAAAAGACAgcattgagatataaactcagaattgtgagtttatacctATATATtgaaattctgtaatttatattcacagtttagacttttttgagaaacaataatattaaacgtaatattaatttattaacaaaaatattaattcaggtaattatattattaagtatattatattgtattatattaagtatattaattattattaatataataacatactTGGCTCTGTGCATAATGCTGATGTGTTCGCTAGGCTGGACCAGCTGGCCGTTCTTGTACCAGCGGCCCGGGATGTTTCCAGGGTAAATCTCACAGTTTAATTTAAGAGGTTGCCCCAACAACACTGTCACATTCTGTAGATCCATTAAAATCTTCAAAGGCTTCACTGGATAATCAAGCAAGGTAACaggaaacaaaggaaaaaaagacaaaaattgaGAAAGGAGtgaaatgaagatgtttttgatTCAAATAGCTTTAGAAAGTTCCTAAAGGCAATTATCACTCTCTCTAAAACAATATTATCTTACAGTCAACTTGAACGTGAGCTTCAGTGGTGCCCCCGGTGGCCATCAGGGAGTAGGTGCCAGTGTCATCCTTTGTGGCATCTTCAATGATCAGCCAATGTTTAGTCCCCTCGGATTTCACGCGGTACCGTGAACGCACCCCTGTGGGGACCTCCACCCCATTCTTCATCCTGTACCATGCAGTCAGCAAAGAGATGaagcttttttgtcattttgctttgCGTGCCAAACACAAAATTGGGTATTAAACACCTAAAATCTCTATCACACAAACCATCTAACTTTGGCTCCTTCCTCAGACACCTCACACTCCAGTTCAATTCTCTCATTCACTGTGGTTTTTACAGGCTCCAGCTTTTTCACTATGTTCACAGGCAATTCTGCATAAGAGGAGACCGAGAGTGCATGATCAAATCATTGGCAGGCAGTGTTCGGGAAAGTTGttataaaacagtatttatcAGTTCTGTCACTTTTTTATGGTTGAAATCATAGGCTGGTAAGGTAGACGCACCTTTCACAAACAGTTCAGTGGTGCACTTCTCTTCTCCTGCAGTGACTGAGTAGGCAGCATCATCGTTTATCTGGCAGTTGTTAATAACCATTATCCGTTGAGTGCCTTTGTGCTCAAAGATAAACCTGCACAGTCAATTCAGTAGTTACAGAAAGTTAAGGCTATTTTTACTTCACGTCCTCAATTTAACATTAGttggattcattcattcattcagtcttgattgattgattgactgtcAGTCATTcctttgtttattgatttattaattcattcactcattctgTCTTTTACTTATACTTTCATTCAATCTTAGTTACTGAGTGCTTTATGGAATTCAtttcttcattcattcttttttctttattttttaggaAAATTAGGaataagaaaacagaaataatttatattgtacAGAAGTTAATTCTGGTCCTTTGATTTGATTGATCTGATTGTAATTTGCTCATAAATACACAAAAGTTGACCCTGCTTTGGAACTTTTTCATTGGCAGAGAAAATATAGACAAAAGAACTTGGCTATATTGTGTCTAAATTGTGTGTGTATGCTGATATTCGGTATAATAACATTCTTGCTTGTGTGATTGCTGAATTTCTTATAGTTTTGTTATTGTCATTCCATTTAACATATGCaatatattgtatacatacaACATggggtaatactttattttaaggttttcttgttacacgttacatgtacttactattttaataacaataaattatgcataattacatgcaagtaaccctaagcctaaccctaatcctaaacctaaccataaagtaagtacatgtagttcattaatattactctgtacttaaatgtataattacactgttacaaggacactttaaaataaattgtaacccAACATGGCACTGAAAGCATCAGAACAGATGTTTACAGCAGAAATGAGGTCACTCCTTTGGTTCAGATATACAAGACAGTCCTGAGGACTGGCTGACTTACTTCCTATTACTTTATGGTGAACAGAGGAGCCAGAACAGCCGGTGCAGAGGATGGAGAAGGTGGAAGTGGAGGGAATGGCAGACAGGTGGAATCACCATTGCATAACAGACAGAAAGGATAGATAGACATCATGCCTAGATCAAACAGGGCTGGAAGAGCTATTAGTGTTACCGTTATTgtttatagagagagaaagagaaagttgaaggaagagaaagagagagtcctCCAAAAAGCAGGGAATACTGGGATAGACATAATTGAAGATAAGCAACCAGAAAGCTGCACCGACCACCCAAATGGCTTTAATTTAGTTGCTCTGAACAACCATGAAATGTAGGTTGAAATATGTtgccttaattaaaaaaaaagaaaaaaaaagaaaagattattattatataaactatacaaaaatgctcaactacaaaaaaaatcatttataaaaataaaatcttaaaaaaaaatagagagataaAATCTTACAAATAAGATAATAGAAATtgggtttttgaatttttttgaagcactttaataaacattacaaaacattattttgtgtaaattgttattttatctttaatatatatatatatgaaactatttataataataaaaaattataaaatatgattaaaaaatatttgtgcaaCATTACCATTACATATTTCTTCATATCATTAGagataaatatatgcatttaatgtaCAAATATCAGGCAGCTTTTGCAGCTCTATTAAAGTCCTGTGAAGGTGGAGGTGCCTTTTTCCTGTACAGTTGGCTGTTGTTAATTACTCATTGAACACTACATTTAAAACTTCAAATGTAGCTCAAGAGTTTCACATTGGCCTTCAATCACACAACATCCTTTAAACATTTCTGGACATTATCATAAGGCACAGAGTAATGTTTAAAGAATGTTGCGTGTTTGCCGGGTATGAAATGCTGATGGTTCACTTGTGTGTGTATCGTGTGTTTGCTGCAAACAGAGTCATTTCTGTGTCCCCTGTGACCAGCAAGCCAAAGAACACAATAAATGAAGGGTTTAAGCAGGTTGGTGTTTACAGAAGGTTTCACATAAGCGTGTTCCTGAATGTATAAAAGAGCATGTAAGATTAGGAGGTGACATACTTTGGAGTAGGGCGGATCTCTTGTCCATTCTTGTACCATTTTAACTCCACAGTCGGGTCAGCAAGGTCCACAACTAACCGGATCTTTCCGCCTTTGTCCACCTGATATGCAGGTTCCAGTCTCAAAAACCTGataatatactcaccctcaggccatcataataaaaaaaaataaacttaaaaatttatttaaaataaaaaacttactgataatatactcaccctcaggccatcaaagatgtagaaaAGTTTCTTTATTAGAATAggtctggagaaatttagcattacatcatttgctca
Coding sequences within:
- the LOC122133976 gene encoding myosin-binding protein C, slow-type-like, whose product is MPEPTKKDDGQPEENVAPDSGDAPSENSVVVTPKEAKVASKDTEARVKITEPEAAVPIPAAKAPQPQPVVIVVTEIEPVEGEVTDPQPVENGHNEPEPTQAKKRVEGTEVKEEQPGTSKAPAPSMKKSDETIAATKKDKDGDVTASTPSPPPPAEDGSTPKKLSIDLPYDSDPESTRGRKDSVWSLGDGQPSEEIEKQNDTPPLSTLLIERPQSGSINVGGDITFVAKVEAKDLLRKPTIKWFKGKWMDLASKTGKHLQLKESFDRFTKIHTFEMHIIKAKENYAGNYRCEVTYKDKFDSCSFDLEVKEIPEGSLNIDIRSAFKRSTDGQDDAGELGFIGFIGLMEHKQEEVPEVDVWEILKNARPDEYEKIAFTYGITDLRGLLKRLKKTKKEEKKSEGADLNSTGCLLCLINVLYSVHIPILIKKLFYIFDGLRGEYIIRFLRLEPAYQVDKGGKIRLVVDLADPTVELKWYKNGQEIRPTPKFIFEHKGTQRIMVINNCQINDDAAYSVTAGEEKCTTELFVKELPVNIVKKLEPVKTTVNERIELECEVSEEGAKVRWMKNGVEVPTGVRSRYRVKSEGTKHWLIIEDATKDDTGTYSLMATGGTTEAHVQVDLKPLKILMDLQNVTVLLGQPLKLNCEIYPGNIPGRWYKNGQLVQPSEHISIMHRAKNHNLDIESTTIHDAGDYTFVPEGYTQTLSAKVHIIDPPRVHLEALNAQDNTVTIVAGNKLRLEIPISGEPAPRVVWMKGERVILDSGSRMRAETFADHTCLTIDIAEREDTGNYKIVLQNEAGEDTASVKIKVVDIPDAPEAALVTDVGGDWCTMTWEPPRYDGGSPILGYFIERKKKQSSRWMRLNFDLCKETTFEPKKMIEGVPYEVRVFAVNAIGVSKPSEPSKPFIPLAVTSEPTVLVVDDVTDTTVTMKWRPPDTIGAAGLDGYQVEYCLEGTDEWILANKELTEKTRYTITGLPVEAKILVRVKAINAAGASAPRTIQHSILVKEVIEPPKIRIPRHLKQTYIRKVGEVVNLVVPFVGKPRPKVNWLKEGQPIDKTVSIRNSDCDSIMFIRKAERKHSGKYELSVQVENHIDTAMLDIQIVDLPGPPQAVKIEEVWGNNVALDWSPPKDNGNAPIIGYTIQKADKKTMEWYTCIEHYHRTCITVSDLVVGNEYYFRIYSENMVGLSESATVTKNSALIMKEGMQLKIPEYNDRDFTEPPTFTQPLINTFAVAGYNATLNCSVRANPRPKVLWMKNKITIIDDPRYRMFSNQGVCTLEIRKPSPFDGGVYTCKAVNDLGEAHVDCKLEVKGGFTFFELMKRGVPLHLIDKYMNESKTSEKSESEKKGSN